A window of Paenibacillus polygoni contains these coding sequences:
- a CDS encoding cytosine deaminase — MIIQNAKLRGKEGLWNIVVKDGKFGQITQSLDTTTNEEVLDVSGALVLPPFIEPHIHLDTTLTAGEPEWNLSGTLFEGIQRWSERKAFLTHEDVKTRSKTALKWQVAQGIQHVRTHVDVTDPSLTAVKAMLEVKEEMAPYVDIQLVAFPQEGIHSYPNGVELMEEALKMGVDVVGGIPHFEFTREYGVDSMKVAFDLAEKYDRLIDIHCDEIDDEQSRFLEVVAKEAYERGLGSRTTASHTTAMGSYNDAYTYKLFRLLKMADLNFVSNPLVNIHLQGRFDTYPKRRGLTRVKELQEAGLNVCFGHDDIFDPWYPLGTGNMLQVLHMGIHASQLLGYDQIVNSIDLITKNSARTLHIEDMYGIEEGKPANFIVLEAENEYEAIRKQAAVLYSFRGGRKIAETKPRDTSIILENGLEKVTFNK, encoded by the coding sequence ATGATTATACAGAACGCAAAATTGCGGGGTAAAGAAGGATTATGGAATATTGTCGTGAAAGACGGGAAGTTTGGGCAAATCACACAATCTTTGGACACGACAACGAATGAGGAAGTTCTTGACGTGAGCGGTGCACTTGTGCTGCCGCCATTCATTGAACCTCATATTCATCTGGATACAACGTTAACAGCAGGCGAGCCGGAATGGAATTTGAGCGGGACATTGTTTGAAGGGATTCAGCGTTGGTCTGAACGTAAGGCATTCCTGACACATGAAGACGTTAAAACACGTTCCAAAACAGCACTAAAATGGCAGGTCGCACAAGGTATTCAGCATGTACGGACACATGTAGACGTGACCGATCCAAGTCTCACCGCTGTTAAAGCAATGCTCGAAGTGAAAGAAGAAATGGCACCCTATGTTGACATTCAGCTTGTTGCATTCCCACAGGAAGGTATTCACTCCTACCCGAACGGCGTGGAACTAATGGAAGAGGCGCTGAAGATGGGCGTTGACGTGGTCGGCGGTATCCCTCATTTCGAATTTACGAGAGAATATGGCGTGGATTCAATGAAGGTTGCATTTGACCTTGCTGAAAAATATGACCGTCTTATCGATATTCACTGCGATGAAATTGATGACGAACAATCCCGTTTCTTAGAAGTTGTAGCTAAAGAAGCTTACGAACGCGGCTTAGGTTCCCGGACAACAGCAAGCCACACGACGGCAATGGGATCTTATAATGATGCTTACACTTATAAATTGTTCAGACTTCTTAAGATGGCGGACCTGAATTTCGTATCCAATCCGCTGGTCAACATCCACTTGCAAGGACGTTTCGACACGTATCCGAAAAGAAGAGGGCTGACTCGCGTCAAAGAGCTGCAAGAAGCCGGGCTTAATGTGTGCTTCGGACACGATGATATCTTTGATCCATGGTATCCGCTTGGTACAGGCAACATGCTTCAAGTACTGCACATGGGTATCCATGCTTCTCAGCTGCTTGGTTACGATCAAATCGTGAATTCAATTGATCTTATTACGAAAAATAGTGCAAGAACCCTGCATATTGAAGATATGTACGGTATTGAAGAAGGTAAACCAGCGAACTTCATCGTTCTTGAAGCAGAGAATGAATATGAGGCGATCCGTAAACAAGCTGCAGTGCTTTATTCTTTCAGAGGCGGCCGCAAAATTGCCGAAACAAAACCTAGGGACACGTCAATCATTCTTGAGAATGGTTTGGAAAAAGTCACTTTCAATAAATAA
- a CDS encoding MBL fold metallo-hydrolase yields MFIQQIRNATIIVHYAGKKFLIDPLLADKGLYPPFLAGIREDIRNPIIDLPMSVDDIIKDIDAVILTHLHLDHYDDIAKEMLPKGIKVFVQNEQDAIQVKNDGFEQVETLAEDTIFEGIQLIKTQGEHGRGEELLERMGQVCGVVFKHANEKTLYIAGDTVWYDGVQKEIDSHNPEIIVLNAGDNVWNDMGSLIMGKEDVYEVHKAAPNANIIAVHMEAVNHWTLSRKELKRFGEEKRFSSRLFIPEDGESYTF; encoded by the coding sequence ATGTTCATTCAACAAATTCGAAATGCGACAATCATTGTCCATTATGCAGGTAAAAAATTCTTGATTGATCCACTGCTCGCGGACAAAGGTCTGTATCCTCCATTTTTGGCAGGGATCAGAGAGGACATCAGAAATCCTATAATCGATCTGCCGATGTCAGTTGACGATATCATCAAAGATATCGATGCGGTAATACTGACACATTTGCATCTAGATCATTACGATGATATAGCAAAAGAAATGCTTCCAAAAGGTATTAAAGTTTTTGTACAGAACGAACAGGATGCTATTCAAGTTAAAAACGACGGTTTTGAACAAGTAGAAACACTTGCTGAAGATACGATTTTTGAGGGTATTCAATTAATTAAAACACAAGGTGAGCACGGTAGAGGGGAAGAATTGTTAGAAAGGATGGGGCAGGTGTGTGGTGTTGTATTTAAACATGCCAACGAGAAGACATTATACATAGCTGGAGATACAGTATGGTATGACGGTGTCCAAAAAGAAATCGATTCCCACAATCCCGAAATTATCGTCTTGAACGCTGGCGATAATGTTTGGAATGATATGGGTTCACTTATCATGGGCAAAGAAGATGTTTATGAGGTGCATAAGGCAGCTCCCAACGCCAACATTATCGCTGTACACATGGAAGCAGTTAACCACTGGACACTATCTAGAAAAGAACTGAAACGCTTTGGAGAAGAAAAAAGGTTTTCCTCCCGTTTATTCATCCCCGAAGACGGAGAATCGTACACTTTTTAA
- the codB gene encoding cytosine permease, which translates to MSKHDQEFSWQEVPKTQRNNFRKTFSVMLAFTFFSASMLAGGTLGVSLTFMQFMGIVLGGNLILGIYTGALAHIAAKTGLSTHLLAKYSFGGKGSYLPSFLLGFTQVGWFGVGVAMFAVPVAKAMDWNVYLLIFIFGLAMTATAIFGIKSLVILGYIAVPAIAILGGYSVFEGVDTLGGFQGLLDYMPTESITVAAALTICIGSFISGGTLTPDFARFSQTSKQAVTATVISFFLGNSLMFLFGAVGAMAYNLSDISEVMFLQGLILPAIIVLGLNIWTTNDNALYASGLGFANITKISKKFFVIVNGIVGTVFAMWMYNNFVGFLNVLGAAIPSIGAIIIADYFVVKRRNYKPFAEMTFKNVNWVAMVAWAIGVAFAQLAPGITPLNALIGTAAAYIVLMLVVPAKESKEMGNLNDYTERKIAG; encoded by the coding sequence ATGAGTAAACACGATCAAGAGTTTTCATGGCAAGAGGTGCCAAAGACGCAAAGAAACAATTTTAGAAAGACGTTTTCAGTAATGCTAGCATTCACTTTCTTCTCGGCTAGTATGCTGGCAGGGGGGACGCTCGGAGTCAGTTTGACGTTTATGCAGTTCATGGGAATTGTGCTTGGGGGTAACTTGATTTTAGGTATTTATACCGGAGCACTGGCACATATTGCTGCTAAAACAGGTCTTTCCACACACTTGTTGGCCAAATATTCGTTTGGTGGGAAAGGTTCATACCTGCCTTCGTTCTTGCTTGGATTTACACAGGTAGGATGGTTCGGTGTTGGTGTGGCGATGTTCGCTGTACCCGTCGCTAAAGCGATGGATTGGAACGTGTATCTTTTAATTTTCATATTTGGTTTAGCAATGACAGCAACAGCTATTTTCGGTATCAAGTCACTCGTTATTCTTGGATATATTGCGGTTCCCGCTATTGCCATTCTTGGCGGTTACTCTGTATTTGAAGGAGTAGACACGCTGGGCGGTTTTCAAGGCTTGTTAGATTACATGCCGACAGAGTCGATTACCGTGGCAGCGGCACTAACGATTTGTATTGGATCATTCATTAGCGGCGGTACGTTGACGCCAGACTTTGCGCGTTTTTCTCAAACATCTAAACAAGCAGTGACTGCGACAGTTATTTCTTTCTTCTTAGGTAACTCACTTATGTTCTTGTTCGGAGCAGTCGGCGCAATGGCTTATAACCTGTCAGATATCTCGGAGGTTATGTTCCTGCAGGGGTTGATCCTTCCAGCGATCATCGTTTTGGGACTGAATATCTGGACGACGAACGATAACGCCCTATACGCTTCCGGGCTGGGTTTTGCAAATATCACTAAAATTTCGAAAAAGTTCTTCGTTATTGTTAACGGCATCGTGGGTACCGTATTTGCTATGTGGATGTATAACAACTTTGTTGGTTTCCTGAATGTGCTCGGCGCAGCGATTCCTTCGATCGGGGCCATCATTATTGCAGACTACTTTGTTGTGAAGCGTAGAAACTATAAGCCATTTGCCGAAATGACATTCAAAAATGTAAACTGGGTAGCGATGGTTGCATGGGCAATCGGTGTAGCCTTTGCTCAGCTGGCCCCAGGAATTACACCACTAAACGCACTAATCGGTACGGCAGCAGCTTACATCGTTTTAATGCTGGTCGTTCCTGCGAAAGAATCCAAAGAAATGGGGAATTTAAATGATTATACAGAACGCAAAATTGCGGGGTAA
- a CDS encoding copper amine oxidase N-terminal domain-containing protein produces the protein MVNGQQVNSDVAPQIVNNRVMVPISMVAEALDANVGWNQKNQTVTINDKSIPSQEDIWKQDLDFIGSGWASLKNIIGTFMIGYDERDDALIKSVSVEGYDKLPIGGMYPAIMDYKIVDAQELTHSLKVRVKVILYEDILKGEIWDFVITKRKIETMKKVDFFNVDEYTVFPGLSYSK, from the coding sequence GTGGTTAACGGTCAACAAGTTAATTCAGATGTAGCTCCTCAGATCGTCAATAACCGAGTAATGGTGCCTATAAGTATGGTAGCAGAGGCATTAGATGCGAATGTAGGTTGGAACCAAAAGAATCAAACGGTAACTATCAATGACAAATCGATACCTTCTCAGGAAGATATATGGAAACAAGATCTTGATTTCATTGGTAGTGGTTGGGCAAGTCTTAAAAACATTATTGGAACATTTATGATTGGTTACGATGAAAGAGATGATGCATTAATTAAATCAGTATCAGTGGAAGGTTATGATAAGTTACCTATAGGTGGAATGTACCCAGCGATTATGGACTATAAAATTGTTGATGCACAGGAATTAACTCATTCCTTAAAAGTTAGAGTGAAAGTTATTCTATATGAAGATATTTTAAAAGGAGAAATATGGGATTTTGTAATAACTAAACGGAAAATTGAAACTATGAAAAAAGTAGACTTTTTCAACGTCGATGAATATACAGTTTTCCCAGGTCTTTCGTATTCAAAATAA
- a CDS encoding 3-oxoacyl-[acyl-carrier-protein] synthase III C-terminal domain-containing protein, whose product MPSVRLKQIAVYHPENSYTNEEVASSSPDRERLLGMWAHLGRDNRYLADEQETTVTMAIEAAKKVLKAANMSGEQLDLITISSGTHEYNIPTDAAFIHKAIGGKDQCAIYDQNANCAGMVVSYDQVSRAMLHNPKMKYALIVGSEQVGNFYKPENLVHIGLSGDAACAVILERVEEDGYGLIDSSYITHSERPEDLVLPEHGFKNSKVIQTRVSDSYKVDSMFAKAPAVINDLLKDHDLTKDAITHYSISQVLSTKIAYLAEALEEDSSKFTYVGNKYAYTGTTSPFLALYHAIEDGKLKQGDHHIMWSVGAGFTSCGLLARL is encoded by the coding sequence TTGCCCAGTGTTAGATTAAAACAGATTGCAGTATATCATCCAGAGAATTCATATACGAATGAGGAAGTGGCTTCTTCTTCACCCGATCGAGAAAGACTTCTTGGGATGTGGGCCCATTTAGGAAGAGATAATAGATATCTAGCAGATGAACAAGAAACCACCGTAACGATGGCGATTGAAGCAGCTAAAAAAGTACTAAAAGCAGCAAATATGAGTGGTGAGCAGCTAGATCTGATAACCATATCGTCCGGTACTCACGAGTACAATATACCTACCGATGCAGCTTTTATTCATAAAGCAATTGGTGGTAAAGATCAATGTGCTATCTATGATCAGAACGCGAATTGTGCAGGTATGGTTGTGTCATATGATCAAGTAAGTAGAGCAATGTTACATAATCCAAAAATGAAATACGCGCTTATCGTAGGAAGTGAGCAAGTAGGCAACTTCTATAAGCCTGAGAACTTGGTACATATAGGTTTAAGCGGTGACGCAGCATGTGCTGTTATTCTAGAAAGAGTAGAAGAAGACGGGTACGGTTTAATTGATTCTTCTTATATTACCCATTCTGAAAGACCGGAAGATTTAGTATTACCTGAGCATGGATTTAAGAATTCAAAAGTAATTCAAACAAGAGTGTCCGATTCCTATAAAGTGGATAGTATGTTTGCTAAGGCACCCGCTGTAATAAATGATCTTTTAAAAGATCATGATCTTACTAAAGATGCCATCACCCATTATTCAATTTCTCAGGTCCTCTCAACAAAGATTGCTTACTTAGCAGAAGCATTAGAAGAAGACTCATCAAAGTTCACCTATGTAGGTAACAAATATGCTTATACGGGAACAACAAGTCCATTCCTTGCCCTGTATCATGCAATTGAAGATGGGAAGCTTAAGCAAGGGGATCACCATATCATGTGGTCGGTTGGAGCAGGTTTTACTTCCTGCGGATTATTAGCAAGATTATAA
- a CDS encoding MFS transporter, with protein MSQINTKLWTKNFIILSLINFFMTLIFFLLNATITLYSIQEFNASTGEAGIIAGIFIIGSLLGRLFTGRLVQTKKILMTSLLFFILTTLLYFVHFNIGFLILSRFLNGITLGIITTVVSTVVVLNLPASRKGEGISYFAISTALATGIGPFIGLNMSQNANLNMIFIFSLILGIINVVIGIFVKFSVTNKATIKKEKGLKVSDFIEPKAIPIGIIMFIMAFCFSGIVSYLNVYALELGLIEAASFFFMIYTVFVLISRPFTGRLMDKKGANIIIYPALIVYGAGMLFLGSASSSAILLLAGALVALGFGNISSISQALAISLAEPHRVGLATATFFIFYDLGNGFGPSILGLLIPATGYDGLYVTLGFIVLATLFLYYLLYGRKERKIQN; from the coding sequence ATGAGTCAGATAAACACGAAACTTTGGACGAAAAATTTTATTATTCTTTCGTTAATCAATTTCTTTATGACATTAATTTTCTTTTTATTAAACGCGACGATTACGCTATATTCAATTCAAGAATTTAATGCATCTACCGGCGAGGCGGGAATTATAGCAGGGATCTTTATTATTGGTTCCTTATTAGGACGTTTATTTACAGGACGTCTTGTACAAACCAAAAAAATCTTGATGACCTCGTTACTTTTTTTCATTTTAACAACATTACTTTACTTTGTTCATTTTAACATTGGTTTTCTCATCTTAAGTCGTTTTTTGAACGGGATCACATTAGGTATAATAACTACGGTTGTAAGTACAGTTGTCGTACTTAACCTTCCTGCTTCACGAAAAGGGGAAGGGATTAGTTACTTTGCAATTAGTACGGCACTGGCCACGGGAATTGGTCCATTTATTGGTTTGAATATGAGCCAAAACGCAAATTTAAATATGATTTTCATTTTCTCACTGATCCTAGGAATTATAAATGTAGTCATCGGAATTTTTGTGAAGTTTTCTGTAACGAATAAGGCAACGATAAAGAAAGAAAAAGGATTGAAAGTCTCTGACTTTATTGAGCCTAAAGCGATACCAATAGGAATTATTATGTTTATAATGGCATTTTGTTTTTCAGGTATCGTTTCCTATTTGAATGTTTATGCTTTGGAATTAGGGCTAATAGAAGCAGCAAGTTTTTTCTTTATGATCTATACTGTATTTGTCTTGATATCACGACCTTTTACAGGACGTTTGATGGACAAAAAAGGAGCAAACATCATCATATATCCGGCTCTTATTGTTTATGGCGCAGGAATGCTCTTCTTAGGTTCTGCTTCTAGCAGTGCTATTTTGTTATTGGCAGGAGCTTTAGTAGCTCTTGGGTTTGGTAATATTTCATCCATATCTCAGGCTCTAGCAATCAGTTTAGCTGAACCGCACAGAGTTGGCTTAGCAACTGCGACTTTTTTTATATTTTATGATTTAGGAAACGGTTTTGGCCCCTCTATTCTTGGATTACTCATTCCAGCGACAGGATATGATGGTTTATATGTAACACTCGGGTTCATTGTATTAGCAACACTTTTCCTATATTACCTGTTGTATGGAAGGAAAGAACGTAAAATTCAAAACTAA
- a CDS encoding IS30 family transposase, translated as MSYTHLSIIERSKLEVLHQLGLSARAIARELDRHHSTISRELRKNQSLNGYQAVASEHRYKHLRQAQKPREKWTETLGKEIEQRLHETWSPEQISMRYRLKGEPMVSFKTIYRWLYQGRMIRNTVQQLRHKGKRQKPQEKRGRFLVGTSIKQRPKEIRSRETFGHWELDTVVSSRGKSKACVATCIERKTRLYTAIKMPDRTSLSMEIAIGVVAAQYPAQTFQTATVDRGKEFACFRELEESHGMTVYFADPYSSWQRGSNENGNGLLREFFPKGKDFAKVTEEELEHALQLINNRPRKCLGWKTAHESFEEEVSHLD; from the coding sequence ATGAGCTACACACATCTTAGCATAATTGAACGCAGTAAACTAGAAGTATTACATCAACTGGGGCTGTCCGCCCGAGCCATTGCTCGCGAATTGGATCGTCATCATTCCACGATCAGCCGGGAACTGAGGAAAAATCAAAGCCTAAATGGTTATCAAGCGGTAGCATCAGAGCATCGTTATAAGCATCTTCGCCAAGCTCAGAAACCTAGAGAAAAATGGACGGAGACACTCGGAAAAGAAATTGAACAGCGACTTCACGAAACCTGGTCTCCTGAGCAAATCTCTATGCGTTATAGACTGAAAGGAGAGCCCATGGTTTCGTTCAAAACGATCTATCGCTGGCTTTATCAAGGACGTATGATTCGTAACACCGTTCAGCAGTTAAGACACAAAGGAAAAAGACAAAAACCCCAAGAAAAACGAGGTCGCTTCCTCGTAGGCACTTCTATCAAACAACGGCCTAAAGAGATTCGTTCCCGTGAAACCTTTGGACACTGGGAACTGGACACGGTCGTCTCCAGCCGAGGAAAAAGTAAGGCTTGTGTCGCTACATGTATCGAGCGAAAAACAAGGCTATACACTGCTATTAAAATGCCAGATCGCACTTCATTATCAATGGAAATTGCTATTGGTGTAGTTGCTGCACAGTACCCTGCCCAAACCTTCCAGACAGCTACCGTAGACCGTGGTAAAGAGTTCGCGTGCTTTCGTGAATTGGAAGAGTCACACGGTATGACGGTATATTTTGCAGATCCTTATTCCTCATGGCAACGAGGCTCCAATGAGAATGGAAACGGGCTCCTTCGAGAGTTCTTCCCAAAAGGAAAGGACTTTGCAAAGGTGACCGAGGAAGAATTAGAACACGCCCTCCAACTTATTAACAACAGACCAAGGAAATGTTTGGGATGGAAAACTGCTCACGAATCATTTGAAGAAGAAGTGTCGCACTTGGATTGA
- a CDS encoding Lrp/AsnC family transcriptional regulator: MDQTDKRIIEELSQNSRITMKELGARVHLTGAAAAARVEKLEDTGVIEGYSIKVNQTKLGCFTYAFLNIYIKSTHHQPFLSFIQEKREHILNNYKISGDGCYLLECRFPSNESLNQFLLDLNNYANYKLSIVIDKTL, encoded by the coding sequence TTGGATCAAACGGATAAACGAATTATTGAAGAGCTAAGTCAAAATAGCCGAATTACAATGAAAGAACTAGGGGCAAGAGTTCACCTCACTGGTGCCGCAGCAGCAGCCCGTGTGGAGAAACTAGAAGATACGGGAGTTATAGAGGGGTACAGCATTAAGGTTAACCAAACAAAATTAGGTTGTTTTACGTATGCATTTCTTAACATTTATATAAAAAGCACACACCACCAACCATTTCTTTCATTTATTCAAGAAAAAAGAGAGCATATCCTCAATAATTATAAAATAAGCGGTGATGGTTGCTATCTGCTTGAATGCAGGTTTCCAAGTAATGAATCATTGAACCAATTTTTATTAGATTTAAATAATTACGCCAACTACAAATTATCTATTGTGATTGATAAAACCTTGTAG
- a CDS encoding RNA polymerase sigma factor, which translates to MSGAHDNTSVYPDEQDRNTSFDHTYEQYRERIRKYFALKVNPMAADDLTQQVFLKAVENFHRFKGNAHLFTWIFKIAQNTVKNEYRRLSRQKESPFDFTDYESQSISLEFTKHVDIRIDISSALRKLSELDQEIIALRFFVDCTLSEISKIVGLRESAVKNRLYRALEKLRKELNEWGDIAIMSIQDMISIVNKGDSQGTNERLNKVHQDLFDELKINVERVTTKYNHQPSRKIVIEIYPDLQAFHHAVGEPGAPDWFMGTYEGHILKIVSPLNPGPDHTYESILKGVVHLFTMWLIEDINPSAPKWIRQGIGGYEAKQMTKEYIKSSTEDAIRHLAIPSFDDLDNDTWDFETMKGFQFSYMMVEFVMDRYGIDALNKVIRNPHDFEGIFKCTKPELYKQWVEYIKL; encoded by the coding sequence ATGTCAGGAGCTCATGACAACACTTCTGTTTATCCGGATGAACAGGATCGCAATACAAGTTTCGATCACACGTATGAGCAGTATCGTGAGAGAATTCGCAAATATTTCGCACTGAAAGTGAATCCCATGGCTGCAGATGACTTGACACAACAGGTATTTTTAAAAGCTGTCGAGAACTTTCACCGCTTTAAAGGCAACGCTCATTTGTTCACTTGGATCTTTAAGATTGCTCAGAATACAGTGAAGAACGAATATCGCAGGTTATCACGGCAAAAAGAATCACCATTTGATTTTACAGATTATGAATCGCAGTCAATCTCTCTTGAATTTACGAAACATGTGGATATTCGAATTGATATTAGTTCTGCGTTAAGGAAACTGAGTGAGCTTGACCAGGAAATTATTGCACTGCGTTTTTTTGTAGATTGCACCTTGTCTGAAATATCTAAAATCGTTGGACTGCGCGAGAGTGCAGTGAAGAACCGATTATACCGAGCTTTAGAAAAATTAAGAAAAGAATTGAATGAATGGGGGGACATTGCCATCATGTCTATTCAGGATATGATTTCCATTGTTAATAAGGGTGACAGTCAAGGTACAAATGAACGTCTAAATAAGGTACATCAAGACTTATTTGATGAATTAAAGATAAATGTGGAACGAGTGACAACCAAGTACAATCACCAGCCTTCTCGTAAAATCGTTATTGAAATCTATCCCGACCTGCAAGCATTCCATCATGCAGTCGGCGAACCAGGTGCACCGGATTGGTTTATGGGAACGTATGAAGGTCATATTCTGAAAATAGTATCTCCTCTAAACCCGGGACCTGATCATACCTATGAGTCTATTTTAAAAGGAGTGGTCCATTTATTTACCATGTGGTTAATCGAAGATATTAATCCTTCGGCTCCCAAATGGATCAGACAGGGAATAGGCGGATACGAGGCCAAGCAGATGACCAAAGAGTATATAAAAAGTTCAACGGAAGATGCCATTCGCCATTTGGCGATCCCTTCTTTTGATGATTTAGATAACGATACCTGGGACTTTGAAACGATGAAAGGATTTCAATTCTCTTATATGATGGTGGAATTTGTGATGGATCGATACGGCATAGATGCTTTAAACAAAGTAATCCGAAATCCTCATGATTTTGAAGGGATTTTTAAGTGTACCAAGCCGGAACTGTATAAGCAGTGGGTAGAATATATCAAACTGTAA